In Congzhengia minquanensis, a single genomic region encodes these proteins:
- the xylA gene encoding xylose isomerase has protein sequence MNEFFNVPKIAYEGANSENMFAFRHYNPEEEICGKPMKEHLKFAMSWWHTLCGDGTDMFGIGTADKTFGGKTPMEVAKNKVLAGFEFMHKLGIEYFCFHDKDLAPEGNSLQEFQQNLDEIVPLIKEQMEKYHIKCLWGTANLFNHPRYTHGAGTTCNADVYCYAAAQIKKTIDITLELGGMGYVFWGGREGYETLLNTDMGFELDNMAYLMEMAVDYARGKGYKGDFYIEPKPKEPTKHQYDFDASTVLAFLRKYGLEKDFKLNIEANHATLSAHTFQHELRVARINGAFGSIDANQGDPLLGWDTDQFPTNVYDAALAMYEVLKNGGFTNGGLNFDAKVRRASHTYEDLFLAYIAGMDTFALGLKIADKMIKDGRIDAFAKNRYASFDMGIGEKIKNKQTDLCALSDYALSLGSVADEASGRQEYLESILNDIMFGK, from the coding sequence ATGAACGAGTTTTTTAACGTACCCAAAATTGCCTATGAAGGCGCAAATTCTGAAAATATGTTTGCGTTCCGCCACTATAACCCCGAGGAGGAAATCTGCGGAAAGCCTATGAAGGAGCATTTAAAGTTTGCCATGAGCTGGTGGCACACACTCTGCGGCGACGGAACCGACATGTTCGGCATTGGCACAGCAGACAAAACATTCGGCGGTAAAACGCCCATGGAGGTTGCCAAAAACAAAGTTTTGGCCGGGTTTGAGTTTATGCACAAGCTGGGAATTGAATACTTCTGTTTTCACGACAAGGACTTAGCGCCCGAGGGAAATTCTTTACAGGAATTTCAGCAGAATTTAGACGAAATTGTTCCGCTTATTAAAGAACAAATGGAGAAATATCATATCAAGTGCCTGTGGGGCACGGCAAACCTGTTTAACCACCCGCGCTACACCCACGGGGCAGGAACCACCTGCAACGCAGACGTTTATTGCTATGCCGCGGCGCAGATAAAAAAAACAATTGACATTACCCTTGAGCTGGGCGGCATGGGATATGTGTTCTGGGGCGGCCGGGAAGGCTATGAAACACTGCTTAACACCGACATGGGCTTTGAGCTTGACAACATGGCATATTTAATGGAAATGGCGGTGGATTATGCCCGGGGCAAGGGCTACAAGGGCGATTTTTACATTGAGCCTAAGCCAAAAGAGCCCACCAAACACCAGTATGATTTTGACGCTTCCACCGTTTTGGCATTTTTGCGCAAATATGGTTTAGAAAAAGACTTTAAGCTGAACATTGAGGCAAACCACGCTACCCTTTCCGCCCACACCTTTCAGCACGAGCTGCGCGTGGCACGGATTAACGGTGCGTTCGGATCTATCGACGCCAACCAGGGCGACCCGCTTTTGGGGTGGGACACCGACCAGTTCCCCACAAACGTGTATGACGCGGCCCTGGCCATGTATGAGGTGTTAAAAAATGGCGGCTTTACCAACGGCGGCTTGAATTTTGATGCAAAAGTACGCCGTGCTTCCCATACATACGAGGATTTGTTCCTTGCCTATATCGCCGGAATGGACACCTTTGCCTTGGGACTGAAAATTGCGGACAAAATGATAAAAGACGGCCGCATCGACGCGTTCGCAAAAAACCGCTATGCTTCGTTTGATATGGGGATCGGTGAAAAAATTAAAAACAAACAAACCGACCTTTGCGCACTATCCGACTATGCGCTGTCTTTAGGCAGCGTTGCAGACGAAGCCAGCGGCAGGCAGGAATATTTAGAAAGCATTTTAAACGATATTATGTTCGGAAAATAA